A window from Kovacikia minuta CCNUW1 encodes these proteins:
- a CDS encoding DUF3859 domain-containing protein, with protein sequence MEERLTPEQLTKIVGEVERLAQRRQEEIDRPQLEEILRELSLPPELLDDALIQFQRREALAVQQRRQRWIVAGVLAGLVALGGAGFLFWQQQQTVFRQNQAQLARISAQQDRITPVQNDGGNLATVSRQTNPLLVYRVTLKDAPVGTRLNLSCDWVAPNGEVVKQNRYQTREISTPIWETHCQNQLGSASPVGTWQVRMLLGDRVLSDASFDVN encoded by the coding sequence ATGGAAGAACGATTAACGCCGGAACAACTAACCAAAATCGTGGGTGAGGTAGAACGCCTTGCCCAACGTCGCCAGGAAGAGATCGATCGGCCGCAACTGGAGGAAATTTTGCGAGAACTGAGTCTGCCCCCAGAGTTGCTGGATGATGCCCTGATTCAGTTCCAGCGGCGAGAAGCCCTGGCGGTTCAGCAGCGGCGGCAGCGTTGGATTGTGGCGGGAGTACTTGCTGGACTGGTGGCTTTAGGCGGGGCAGGGTTCCTGTTTTGGCAGCAGCAGCAAACCGTTTTTCGTCAGAACCAGGCGCAGCTTGCCCGTATCTCTGCCCAACAGGATCGAATAACTCCAGTGCAAAATGATGGCGGCAATCTGGCAACCGTTTCGCGCCAGACAAATCCACTTTTGGTCTACCGAGTTACGCTGAAGGATGCCCCCGTGGGCACGCGGTTGAACCTTTCCTGCGACTGGGTTGCCCCCAACGGGGAGGTGGTGAAGCAGAACCGCTACCAAACCCGCGAAATCAGTACCCCCATTTGGGAAACCCACTGCCAAAACCAACTGGGATCTGCATCACCCGTGGGCACCTGGCAGGTGCGGATGCTGTTGGGCGATCGCGTTCTCAGTGATGCCTCCTTTGACGTGAACTAA